A portion of the Dissulfuribacter thermophilus genome contains these proteins:
- the xseB gene encoding exodeoxyribonuclease VII small subunit produces the protein MGEKSKFLFKDALKKLESIVNELEDDTIDLEDALKKYEEGVKLVRQCNEYLEKAELKLKELEKDQQGRPVIKEMEGYESAF, from the coding sequence ATGGGAGAAAAAAGTAAATTTCTGTTCAAGGATGCCTTAAAAAAGCTAGAGAGCATTGTTAACGAGCTCGAAGACGACACCATTGACCTTGAAGACGCCCTAAAAAAATACGAAGAGGGTGTAAAACTCGTAAGACAGTGTAATGAATACCTTGAAAAGGCAGAGTTAAAGCTCAAGGAACTGGAAAAAGATCAACAAGGACGACCTGTAATTAAGGAAATGGAAGGATATGAATCCGCCTTTTAA
- the feoB gene encoding ferrous iron transport protein B — protein MELTIALCGNPNAGKTTIFNQLTGARQKVGNWPGVTVEKKEGVVTYKGNTIKVVDLPGIYSLTAYSVEELVARDYILDQKPDVVVDVIDASNLERNLYLATQLIELNIRLVFAMNMVDVARSRGIVVDYSHLSRLLGVPIIETVGTKGEGIHALLDKVLEVAQDVDPVARHIHVNYGSEVEEEIRLIREVLKKDPQITSHCYPRWTAVKLLEGDPQVIKWIEGSPAAAEILEQVRKSAQHISSIFDDEPETIIAEARYGFISGALKETMKLSSVAKKTISDTIDQVVTNRLLGYPVFLLFMYLLFQMTFTLGQYPVSWIEKGLEALSYWATLYIPPGDLQGLIVDGIIGGVGGVLVFLPYILLLFLGISILEDSGYMARAAFIMDKVMHTLGLHGKSFIPLLMGFGCNVPAIMAARTLESRRDRILTILINPLMSCSARLPVYVLIAGAFFQGREANVIFSVYLIGIILAVLVGRLFSKTLFKGDAAPFVMELPPYRLPTFKSLLIHMWDRAKIFLRKMSGVVLVFSIIIWFLGSFPKDVPYSMDYEKEIRGIEAKLAQNSLDVEAKDSLLKRLQELEVQMHQEKLTHSYIGRMGHFIEPVLKPLGFDWRLGISLITGFVAKEVVVSTLGVLYQAGGEDENSGSLRKALRESGLTPLTAYAFMVFVLIYVPCMVTVTTIWRETGSYAWTAFSVSYLMVLAWIVSFMIVSIGRFFSIGT, from the coding sequence ATGGAGCTTACAATTGCCCTCTGCGGCAATCCCAATGCCGGGAAAACTACTATCTTCAATCAGCTTACAGGTGCGCGGCAAAAGGTAGGGAATTGGCCAGGGGTTACTGTAGAAAAGAAAGAGGGTGTGGTTACCTATAAGGGAAATACGATTAAGGTAGTAGATCTCCCTGGCATATATTCACTTACGGCCTATTCAGTAGAAGAACTCGTAGCAAGAGACTACATTCTTGATCAAAAGCCAGACGTCGTTGTGGACGTCATCGATGCCTCAAACCTTGAGAGAAACCTTTATCTTGCCACCCAGCTTATAGAATTGAATATAAGGCTCGTTTTTGCCATGAACATGGTAGATGTAGCCAGGAGTCGCGGGATTGTGGTTGATTACTCTCATCTTTCTCGACTCCTTGGAGTTCCAATAATTGAGACAGTGGGAACGAAAGGTGAGGGGATTCACGCCCTGTTAGACAAGGTACTTGAGGTAGCACAGGATGTAGATCCAGTAGCGCGACATATACATGTAAATTACGGGAGTGAAGTAGAAGAAGAGATCCGGTTGATTCGAGAGGTATTAAAAAAGGATCCTCAGATAACCTCCCACTGTTATCCCAGGTGGACTGCGGTAAAACTCCTTGAAGGAGATCCCCAGGTTATCAAATGGATAGAGGGGAGTCCAGCTGCAGCTGAGATCCTGGAGCAGGTGAGGAAAAGCGCCCAACATATTTCATCGATATTTGATGACGAGCCAGAAACCATAATTGCAGAGGCAAGATACGGCTTCATCTCAGGGGCTTTGAAGGAGACTATGAAGCTCTCCTCAGTGGCGAAGAAGACCATTAGCGATACCATCGATCAGGTCGTGACCAATAGGCTCCTGGGATATCCAGTTTTTTTGCTTTTTATGTACCTCTTGTTCCAGATGACATTTACCCTAGGCCAGTATCCAGTCTCCTGGATTGAGAAGGGCCTAGAGGCCTTGAGTTACTGGGCCACGCTTTACATTCCACCAGGAGACCTTCAAGGCCTTATTGTTGACGGAATTATCGGCGGCGTCGGTGGGGTTTTAGTCTTTTTACCCTACATACTTCTCTTGTTTTTGGGCATTAGTATCCTTGAAGATAGTGGATATATGGCAAGGGCTGCCTTTATCATGGATAAGGTCATGCATACCCTTGGCCTTCATGGAAAGAGCTTCATACCACTACTCATGGGCTTTGGTTGTAATGTGCCGGCAATTATGGCAGCGAGAACTCTGGAGAGTAGGAGGGACCGTATCCTCACTATTCTCATCAATCCGTTAATGAGCTGTTCTGCTCGCCTCCCTGTTTATGTCCTCATTGCAGGGGCATTCTTTCAGGGCCGAGAGGCAAACGTTATCTTCAGTGTCTATTTAATAGGAATTATTCTTGCTGTATTGGTTGGTAGGCTATTTTCAAAGACCTTGTTTAAAGGAGATGCCGCCCCATTTGTAATGGAGTTGCCTCCGTATAGATTGCCCACTTTTAAGAGTCTTTTGATTCACATGTGGGATAGGGCAAAGATCTTCCTCCGCAAAATGAGCGGCGTTGTCCTTGTTTTTTCCATTATAATTTGGTTTCTTGGCTCATTTCCTAAAGATGTCCCTTATTCAATGGATTATGAGAAAGAAATCAGGGGGATTGAGGCAAAACTCGCTCAGAATTCTCTTGATGTAGAGGCCAAGGACAGCCTATTAAAGAGGCTCCAAGAGCTCGAGGTCCAAATGCATCAAGAAAAGCTTACCCATAGCTATATAGGGCGGATGGGCCATTTTATTGAGCCGGTATTGAAGCCCCTTGGATTTGATTGGCGGCTTGGCATCAGCCTTATCACAGGATTTGTTGCAAAGGAGGTAGTTGTTAGTACTCTGGGCGTCCTTTATCAGGCCGGAGGCGAGGATGAAAATTCAGGTTCATTAAGGAAGGCCTTGAGGGAAAGTGGGCTCACTCCATTGACGGCCTATGCATTTATGGTCTTTGTCCTTATCTATGTCCCATGTATGGTGACAGTTACAACCATTTGGCGTGAGACTGGCTCCTATGCCTGGACCGCGTTTTCTGTAAGCTATCTCATGGTCCTTGCATGGATAGTTTCGTTTATGATAGTATCTATTGGAAGATTCTTTTCAATTGGAACCTGA
- a CDS encoding lysophospholipid acyltransferase family protein — translation MYRIAIKFIELWLYTLRPKIIYSDRAQSLIASGQPYIIALWHRDLIYGLYHFRKKPGVIMVSGSKDGEWVARALRCWGQHPIRGSRYKGGKRAIMEMAKYIKERGVGAGIVADGSQGPPKKAQIGALVLSRLTNAPILPLGVAISKAKRLNTWDRLVIPYPFSRVSVTLGDPILVPKEVKGNHLEKYRKILEDGLNASAILAKRNLMESKG, via the coding sequence TTGTACAGAATCGCAATCAAGTTTATAGAGCTGTGGCTTTATACCTTAAGGCCCAAAATCATATATAGTGACAGAGCTCAAAGTTTAATCGCCTCTGGTCAACCATATATAATTGCCTTATGGCATAGAGATCTCATCTACGGACTATATCACTTTAGAAAGAAACCAGGGGTGATAATGGTAAGCGGGAGTAAAGATGGTGAATGGGTTGCCAGGGCCCTAAGGTGTTGGGGACAACACCCAATACGGGGTTCAAGATACAAAGGTGGCAAAAGGGCCATAATGGAAATGGCTAAATACATAAAAGAAAGGGGCGTTGGTGCAGGTATTGTGGCTGACGGTTCTCAAGGTCCTCCAAAAAAGGCCCAGATTGGGGCCCTAGTCCTGTCCCGATTAACCAATGCTCCCATACTTCCACTGGGGGTTGCAATATCAAAAGCGAAACGGCTTAACACCTGGGATAGACTCGTTATTCCATATCCTTTTTCAAGGGTGTCTGTGACCTTGGGGGACCCAATTCTTGTGCCAAAAGAGGTAAAGGGTAATCATCTTGAAAAATACAGGAAGATCCTTGAAGATGGTTTGAATGCATCTGCCATACTGGCAAAGAGAAACTTGATGGAATCGAAGGGTTAG
- a CDS encoding DUF2250 domain-containing protein, translated as MSLGNITEVQRDIVLDIEQAGPDCAKFISRRLNLPLAEVMEELGELERLGWLKRVKGTFLMKKGLRRPKHMNHTYFELSREAKLLLRELRRKNRDL; from the coding sequence ATGTCTCTTGGAAATATTACAGAGGTACAGCGTGATATTGTCCTTGACATTGAACAAGCCGGACCGGACTGCGCAAAATTTATTTCCAGAAGGTTAAATTTGCCCTTGGCAGAAGTAATGGAGGAGTTGGGGGAGCTTGAAAGATTGGGGTGGTTAAAGAGAGTTAAGGGGACTTTTTTGATGAAAAAGGGGCTTAGACGGCCAAAGCATATGAATCATACGTATTTTGAACTCTCTCGAGAGGCAAAACTTCTATTGAGGGAACTTAGGAGGAAAAATCGTGACCTTTGA
- a CDS encoding polyprenyl synthetase family protein produces the protein MNPPFNLDSFDLKGYLNERAKLVEEWLEANLPTPVGPHAPLIEAMRYSALSGGKRIRPILLMAAVDAVGGNGPQYIAAASAIECIHTYSLIHDDLPAMDDDDLRRGKPTCHKVFGEAMAVLAGDGLLNFAFEILSRTHLYPGVSDRIVLEVIRVIGEASGINGMVGGQAADVLMEGKEVDEKTLNFIHTHKTGALIRASLRSGALLGGGMGEKVEALTQFGYFLGLLFQIKDDLLDIEGDEKVVGKRLGKDAKMKKATYPSIYGIEATKEKAKSLLEQSLNLLSDFGKEADPLRAIAQYVVNRTR, from the coding sequence ATGAATCCGCCTTTTAACCTAGATTCCTTTGATTTGAAGGGATATTTAAACGAACGAGCTAAGCTTGTTGAAGAATGGCTAGAGGCCAATCTTCCTACTCCCGTTGGTCCGCATGCACCACTTATTGAAGCCATGAGATACAGCGCCCTTTCTGGTGGGAAGAGAATCAGGCCCATTCTCCTCATGGCAGCTGTGGATGCAGTTGGTGGAAATGGTCCACAATACATCGCAGCAGCATCTGCTATAGAATGCATCCATACATATAGCCTCATTCATGACGACCTACCTGCTATGGATGATGACGACTTGAGAAGAGGAAAACCTACCTGTCATAAGGTATTTGGAGAGGCTATGGCAGTTCTCGCTGGAGATGGCCTTTTAAACTTTGCCTTTGAAATTCTCTCTAGAACTCATCTATACCCAGGTGTATCCGACCGCATCGTACTGGAAGTCATAAGAGTCATTGGAGAGGCCTCTGGAATAAATGGTATGGTAGGAGGGCAGGCTGCAGACGTACTCATGGAAGGTAAAGAGGTTGATGAGAAGACCCTAAACTTTATTCATACACACAAGACAGGGGCATTGATAAGGGCATCGTTGAGATCCGGTGCCCTCTTAGGTGGGGGAATGGGCGAAAAAGTGGAGGCTTTAACCCAATTTGGCTATTTCCTAGGCCTGCTTTTTCAGATAAAAGATGATCTATTAGACATAGAAGGTGACGAGAAGGTTGTGGGGAAACGCCTTGGAAAAGATGCCAAAATGAAAAAGGCAACCTACCCCAGCATCTATGGGATCGAGGCAACCAAAGAAAAAGCCAAAAGCCTTTTAGAACAAAGCCTTAATTTATTGAGTGACTTTGGGAAAGAGGCAGATCCACTACGCGCCATTGCCCAATATGTAGTGAACAGAACGAGGTAA
- the dxs gene encoding 1-deoxy-D-xylulose-5-phosphate synthase, which translates to MLEQIQSPRDIKKLNLKDLNTLSKEIRKKIVETVSVTGGHLAPSLGVVELTLAIHYVFDAPLDRIIWDVGHQAYAHKLITGRYESFHTLRQYGGISGFPKRSESPYDCLDTGHSSTSISAGLGMSTGISLQKKNSKVVVVIGDGSMTAGLAFEGLNNAGHLKKDLIVILNDNEMSISPNVGALSSFLSRKLTGRLVRRFKQELESFLKRSEVGENIWAVLKRSEESLKGLFTPGMLFEALQFDYIGPIPGHNIEVLIETLKNIKDLDGPILLHVITKKGKGYPPAERHPERFHGTGPFDPITGEPKKPAKKLPPTYTEVFSNTLVELAKEDKRICAITAAMPSGTGLKKFQEEIPERFFDVGIAEQHAVTFAAGLALEGLKPVCAIYSTFLQRAYDQIIHDVCLTSLPVVFAIDRGGLVGDDGPTHHGAFDLSFLRAVPNLVIMAPKDENELRHMLYTGFKLDCPVAIRYPRGRGLGVDLEKDFKTLECGKAEVIEDGNDVTIIAVGHHVQTALTARKILLKDGFRPTVINARFVKPIDEDLIIHYAKMTGHVITIEENALIGGFGSAVSELLMDKDVSEVKMRRLGLPDRFIEHGDQSILRETLGLDARSLASAARELLRK; encoded by the coding sequence ATGCTTGAGCAGATTCAATCCCCACGGGACATTAAAAAATTAAATTTAAAGGATCTCAACACATTATCCAAAGAGATTAGAAAAAAAATAGTTGAGACCGTATCTGTTACCGGGGGACATCTTGCCCCAAGCCTTGGAGTCGTAGAACTGACCCTTGCCATACACTACGTTTTCGATGCCCCGCTCGACAGAATTATTTGGGACGTTGGACACCAGGCCTACGCACACAAGCTCATAACCGGCAGATATGAAAGCTTTCATACATTGAGACAATATGGAGGTATAAGCGGGTTTCCTAAAAGGAGTGAAAGCCCATATGACTGTCTGGATACCGGACACAGTTCCACCTCCATCTCAGCCGGTCTTGGAATGAGTACTGGCATTAGCCTTCAGAAAAAAAATTCTAAAGTGGTAGTAGTCATAGGCGATGGCTCTATGACCGCAGGACTTGCCTTTGAGGGACTCAATAATGCTGGCCATCTAAAAAAGGACCTCATTGTAATCTTAAACGACAATGAGATGTCTATTTCCCCCAATGTTGGGGCCCTATCATCATTTTTGAGTAGAAAGCTCACTGGCAGACTTGTTAGGAGGTTTAAGCAAGAACTTGAATCGTTTCTAAAGCGTTCAGAGGTAGGAGAGAATATCTGGGCAGTATTGAAGAGGAGTGAAGAGTCCTTAAAGGGCCTTTTTACCCCTGGAATGCTCTTTGAAGCACTTCAATTTGACTACATCGGCCCCATTCCCGGACACAATATTGAAGTGCTCATTGAAACATTGAAAAATATAAAGGATCTGGATGGACCAATACTCCTACATGTCATAACGAAAAAGGGAAAAGGATATCCTCCAGCAGAACGACACCCTGAAAGATTTCATGGCACAGGCCCCTTTGATCCAATAACCGGAGAACCCAAAAAACCCGCAAAAAAACTCCCACCAACCTATACAGAGGTCTTTTCAAATACGTTGGTAGAACTTGCAAAAGAAGACAAACGTATCTGTGCCATCACTGCTGCCATGCCCTCAGGCACAGGGCTCAAGAAATTTCAGGAAGAGATCCCTGAACGATTTTTCGATGTAGGCATTGCTGAACAGCATGCAGTCACCTTTGCAGCAGGTCTGGCCCTAGAAGGCTTAAAACCTGTATGTGCAATATATTCAACCTTTCTACAAAGGGCGTATGACCAGATAATTCACGATGTATGCCTTACATCACTCCCAGTGGTGTTCGCTATAGACAGAGGGGGGCTTGTTGGAGATGATGGCCCAACCCATCATGGTGCCTTTGATCTGTCATTTTTGAGAGCCGTTCCCAACCTCGTAATTATGGCCCCAAAGGATGAAAATGAATTGAGACACATGCTTTACACAGGCTTCAAGTTGGATTGCCCTGTGGCCATAAGGTATCCCAGAGGAAGAGGACTGGGGGTCGACCTTGAAAAAGACTTCAAGACCCTTGAGTGTGGTAAAGCGGAAGTCATCGAGGATGGCAATGACGTAACAATAATAGCAGTAGGACACCACGTTCAAACTGCGCTCACTGCCAGAAAGATCCTATTAAAGGATGGATTTAGGCCAACAGTCATTAATGCGCGATTTGTAAAGCCAATTGACGAAGATCTAATCATCCATTACGCCAAGATGACCGGCCATGTAATCACCATTGAAGAAAATGCCCTCATAGGAGGCTTTGGTTCCGCTGTTTCCGAACTTCTCATGGACAAAGACGTTTCTGAGGTTAAAATGAGGCGCCTTGGTCTTCCAGACAGATTCATAGAACACGGAGACCAATCTATCCTAAGGGAGACGCTGGGTCTGGATGCCAGATCCTTGGCGTCTGCAGCTAGGGAACTCCTGAGGAAGTAG
- a CDS encoding hotdog fold thioesterase, translating into MNGATQEVIERVKNLINENDRLISLFGMKIEKVEPGSAVVSMKVKEEHLNAARLCHGATIYALADVAFALACNSHGRQALALEVGINYLRPAKLGEELRAVAEEENLGNTTGVYCIRVFNQEGKKVAFLKATAYRFERSL; encoded by the coding sequence ATGAATGGTGCAACTCAAGAAGTCATCGAAAGAGTTAAAAATCTTATCAATGAGAACGATAGGCTCATATCTTTGTTTGGTATGAAAATCGAGAAGGTAGAGCCAGGTTCTGCTGTAGTATCCATGAAAGTAAAGGAAGAACACCTGAATGCCGCACGTCTATGCCACGGTGCCACCATTTACGCGTTAGCCGACGTTGCCTTTGCTCTTGCGTGTAACAGTCATGGTAGACAAGCCCTTGCTCTTGAGGTAGGAATAAATTATTTAAGACCAGCTAAATTAGGTGAAGAGCTCAGGGCAGTTGCTGAAGAGGAAAACCTCGGAAACACAACTGGTGTGTATTGCATCAGGGTTTTCAATCAGGAAGGCAAAAAGGTGGCATTTTTAAAGGCTACAGCATACAGATTCGAAAGGAGCCTCTAG
- a CDS encoding DUF3334 family protein, producing the protein MPKVKTINRVAQICCNAVKHVLEQNTGSKIRYSPTIQNVPNISLKPDLGCFVQFSGDYSGLFIMNFSAEAALELYQKAMSFMGLPQEEMAQDYDADEVVNFIGEMVNQIIGTARRMVEEEYGLSASNNQPKAITISSAITMSIATMLDRPVCRRLSFKTENNSAFYVEMNMEQTEFIRLEDFEAQNNHLKERNSSNQGGSDLDIDALIEQYS; encoded by the coding sequence ATGCCTAAGGTCAAGACCATAAATAGGGTTGCCCAAATTTGCTGTAATGCAGTCAAACATGTCCTCGAGCAGAATACAGGCTCAAAGATTAGATATTCGCCAACGATTCAGAACGTTCCAAATATCAGTCTCAAGCCCGATCTCGGATGCTTTGTGCAATTTTCAGGTGACTATTCAGGCCTATTTATAATGAACTTTTCTGCTGAAGCAGCATTGGAGCTATACCAAAAGGCCATGTCCTTTATGGGACTTCCCCAAGAGGAGATGGCACAAGATTATGATGCAGATGAGGTGGTAAACTTCATTGGTGAAATGGTAAATCAAATCATAGGTACTGCCAGGAGGATGGTTGAAGAAGAGTATGGTCTGAGCGCCTCCAACAACCAGCCTAAGGCCATAACAATTAGTTCTGCAATCACCATGAGTATTGCTACGATGTTGGATAGGCCAGTATGTAGGAGGCTCTCATTTAAGACCGAAAACAATAGTGCATTTTACGTTGAAATGAATATGGAACAGACAGAATTTATAAGACTAGAGGACTTTGAAGCACAAAACAACCATTTGAAGGAGCGAAACTCCTCCAATCAGGGTGGATCAGACCTTGATATAGACGCCCTAATAGAACAGTATTCATAA
- a CDS encoding CvpA family protein yields the protein MTFDIVFDIFGVHLNLLDLILGSIILYCLLRGIFLGFIRSFTGIIGILVGFWAAINFHPLIAHRLGFFIDNPIACFLIAFILIYLCVYVFFIITGHLLRFMIKALRLSWIDSALGVFLGLVKGMILVGIVCFLLTVLLPNKSTLLKTSFLYPRLTTILRSVTLMVPSDIKANFMWKWRRNLGQFDKKERYGI from the coding sequence GTGACCTTTGACATTGTTTTTGACATCTTTGGAGTCCATCTAAATCTTTTGGACCTTATTCTTGGCTCCATAATCCTCTATTGCCTTTTAAGGGGTATATTTTTGGGGTTCATAAGGTCTTTTACTGGCATAATTGGTATCCTAGTAGGATTTTGGGCAGCAATAAATTTTCACCCCTTGATTGCCCATCGACTCGGTTTTTTTATAGACAATCCTATTGCCTGTTTCCTTATTGCCTTTATCCTAATATACCTTTGCGTATATGTCTTTTTTATCATAACAGGTCATCTATTAAGGTTCATGATCAAGGCATTGAGGCTTAGCTGGATAGACAGTGCCCTGGGGGTCTTTCTAGGTCTTGTAAAAGGAATGATCCTAGTTGGGATTGTCTGTTTTTTACTGACAGTGCTACTTCCAAACAAAAGTACGCTTCTAAAGACGTCATTTTTATATCCAAGGCTCACTACCATTTTGAGAAGTGTCACACTGATGGTCCCATCGGATATCAAGGCCAATTTTATGTGGAAATGGAGGAGAAACCTTGGGCAATTCGATAAAAAGGAGAGGTATGGAATATGA